A region from the Pseudomonas cucumis genome encodes:
- the cmk gene encoding (d)CMP kinase has translation MKIIAPVITIDGPSGSGKGTVAGMLAKRLGWNLLDSGALYRLLAFAAYNHGVDLTNEELLKKLAAHLDVQFIAATDGQLQRIILEGDEVSDIIRTESIGSGASQVAALPAVREALLQRQRAFQEPPGLVADGRDMGTVVFPDAPLKIFLTASAEERARRRYLQLKGKVDGVSLSSLLDEIRARDERDTQRAVAPLKPAADAIQLDSTELSIDQVLERIMSEIAIRDIAG, from the coding sequence GTGAAAATCATCGCGCCGGTCATCACCATCGATGGGCCAAGCGGCTCTGGCAAGGGCACGGTCGCCGGGATGCTGGCCAAGCGCCTGGGCTGGAACTTGCTGGATTCCGGTGCGCTGTATCGATTGCTGGCGTTCGCGGCGTATAACCATGGCGTCGATCTGACGAATGAGGAATTGCTCAAAAAGCTTGCCGCTCATCTGGATGTGCAATTCATCGCCGCGACCGACGGTCAGCTGCAGCGCATCATTCTGGAAGGCGACGAAGTCAGCGATATCATTCGTACCGAGAGCATCGGCTCGGGCGCCTCGCAGGTCGCTGCGTTGCCCGCCGTTCGTGAGGCGCTGCTACAGCGCCAGCGAGCCTTTCAGGAACCACCGGGTCTGGTGGCCGATGGCCGCGACATGGGCACGGTGGTATTTCCCGACGCGCCGTTGAAGATTTTCCTCACTGCCAGTGCCGAGGAGCGTGCGCGCCGACGTTACTTGCAGTTGAAGGGCAAAGTCGATGGTGTTAGTCTGTCGAGTCTGCTAGATGAGATACGTGCGCGCGATGAGCGTGACACCCAGCGAGCGGTAGCCCCGCTCAAACCGGCGGCTGACGCCATCCAGCTGGATTCCACGGAATTATCCATCGATCAGGTGCTGGAACGCATCATGAGTGAAATCGCCATTCGCGATATCGCCGGGTGA
- a CDS encoding bifunctional prephenate dehydrogenase/3-phosphoshikimate 1-carboxyvinyltransferase — translation MIGRLVVVGLGLIGGSFAKGLRESGLCREVVGVDLDPQSRKLAVELGVVDRCEEDLAAACQGADVIQLAVPILAMEKLLALLAGMDLGQAILTDVGSAKGNVVRAATEAFGGMPARFVPGHPIAGSEQSGVEASNAELFRRHKVILTPLDQTDPAALAVVDRLWRELGADVEHMQVERHDEVLAATSHLPHLLAFGLVDSLAKRNENLEIFRYAAGGFRDFTRIAGSDPVMWHDIFLANREAVLRTLDTFRSDLDALRDAVDAGDGHQLLGVFTRARVAREHFSKILARRAYVDAMNSNDLIFLAQPGGRLTGRIRVPGDKSISHRSIMLGSLAEGVTEVEGFLEGEDALATLQAFRDMGVVIEGPHHGRVTIHGVGLHGLKPAPGPIYLGNSGTSMRLLSGLLAAQSFDSTLTGDASLSKRPMNRVANPLREMGAVIETAPEGRPPMTIRGGNKLKGLTYTMPMASAQVKSCLLLAGLYAEGKTTVTEPAPTRDHTERMLRGFGYPVTVNGATASVESGHKLTATHIEVPGDISSSAFFLVAASIAEGSELVLEHVGINPTRTGVIDILRLMGADITLENQREVGGEPVADLRVRAAKLKGIEIPEALVPLAIDEFPVLFVAAACAEGRTVLRGAEELRVKESDRIQVMADGLLALGVKCEPTPDGIIIDGGQIGGGEVHGHGDHRIAMAFSVASLRATSPIRIHDCANVATSFPNFLALCAQVGIRVAQEAQS, via the coding sequence ATGATCGGTCGCCTGGTGGTGGTCGGCCTGGGGTTGATCGGCGGTTCGTTTGCCAAAGGCTTGCGTGAAAGCGGTCTGTGCCGCGAAGTGGTCGGGGTCGATCTCGACCCACAGTCGCGCAAGCTGGCGGTCGAGTTGGGCGTGGTGGATCGCTGCGAAGAAGACCTGGCGGCAGCTTGCCAGGGCGCTGACGTGATTCAGCTGGCGGTGCCGATCCTGGCCATGGAGAAATTGCTCGCGCTGTTGGCGGGCATGGACCTGGGGCAAGCGATTCTGACCGACGTCGGCAGTGCCAAGGGCAATGTGGTGCGCGCGGCGACCGAGGCGTTTGGCGGCATGCCGGCGCGTTTCGTGCCGGGGCATCCGATTGCCGGTTCCGAGCAGAGCGGGGTGGAAGCCTCCAATGCTGAACTGTTCCGTCGCCATAAAGTCATTCTGACGCCGCTGGATCAGACCGACCCGGCCGCGCTGGCGGTGGTCGACCGGTTGTGGCGCGAATTGGGCGCTGATGTCGAGCACATGCAGGTCGAGCGTCACGACGAAGTGTTGGCGGCGACCAGCCATTTGCCGCACTTGCTGGCGTTCGGTTTGGTCGATTCGTTGGCCAAACGCAATGAAAATCTTGAGATCTTCCGTTACGCTGCGGGCGGTTTCCGCGATTTCACAAGAATCGCCGGTAGCGACCCGGTCATGTGGCACGACATCTTCCTCGCCAACCGCGAAGCTGTCCTGCGCACACTCGATACATTTCGCAGCGACCTCGACGCCTTGCGCGACGCGGTCGATGCAGGGGATGGGCACCAATTGTTGGGCGTGTTCACTCGCGCCCGGGTTGCCCGCGAGCATTTCAGTAAAATCCTGGCCCGCCGGGCCTATGTGGACGCTATGAATTCCAACGATCTGATTTTCCTGGCACAACCTGGTGGCCGCCTGACTGGGCGGATTCGTGTACCGGGCGACAAATCGATTTCCCACCGTTCGATCATGCTCGGCTCCCTGGCTGAAGGCGTCACCGAAGTGGAAGGTTTCCTCGAGGGCGAAGACGCCTTGGCGACCCTGCAAGCTTTCCGCGACATGGGTGTCGTCATCGAAGGTCCGCACCACGGTCGCGTGACCATCCACGGCGTCGGTCTGCATGGCCTGAAGCCTGCGCCGGGCCCGATCTATCTGGGCAACTCCGGTACCTCGATGCGTCTGCTGTCTGGCCTTTTGGCTGCGCAGAGCTTCGATAGCACCCTGACCGGCGACGCTTCTCTGTCCAAGCGTCCGATGAATCGCGTGGCCAATCCGCTGCGTGAAATGGGTGCCGTGATCGAGACGGCTCCTGAAGGTCGTCCACCGATGACCATTCGCGGTGGCAACAAGCTCAAGGGCCTGACTTACACCATGCCGATGGCCAGCGCCCAGGTTAAATCCTGCCTGTTGCTGGCGGGTCTGTATGCCGAAGGCAAAACCACCGTCACCGAGCCGGCACCGACTCGTGATCACACCGAACGTATGCTGCGTGGCTTCGGCTATCCGGTGACCGTCAACGGCGCCACCGCATCGGTCGAGTCCGGCCACAAATTGACCGCGACCCACATCGAAGTGCCGGGCGATATCTCGTCGTCGGCGTTCTTCCTGGTGGCCGCGTCGATTGCCGAAGGTTCGGAGCTGGTGCTTGAGCACGTCGGCATCAACCCGACCCGTACCGGCGTGATCGACATCCTGCGCCTGATGGGCGCTGACATTACACTGGAAAACCAGCGTGAAGTCGGCGGCGAACCGGTAGCGGATCTGCGCGTACGGGCAGCTAAACTCAAAGGTATCGAGATCCCTGAGGCGCTGGTTCCACTGGCTATCGACGAGTTCCCGGTGCTGTTCGTGGCCGCTGCCTGTGCCGAAGGGCGCACCGTGCTGCGGGGCGCCGAAGAGCTGCGGGTGAAGGAGTCGGACCGGATCCAGGTCATGGCGGATGGTTTGTTGGCGCTGGGCGTCAAGTGCGAACCAACCCCGGACGGCATCATCATCGACGGCGGCCAGATCGGCGGCGGCGAAGTGCACGGTCACGGCGATCACCGGATTGCCATGGCTTTCAGCGTGGCTTCGCTGCGCGCCACTTCACCGATCCGCATCCATGATTGCGCCAACGTCGCGACCTCGTTCCCGAACTTCCTCGCGCTGTGCGCGCAGGTCGGTATCCGTGTTGCACAAGAGGCTCAGTCGTGA
- the hisC gene encoding histidinol-phosphate transaminase produces the protein MSGNFLALAQPGVQQLSPYVPGKPVDELARELNLDPANIVKLASNENPLGASPKALAAIREALAELTRYPDGNGFALKTLLADQCRVELNQVTLGNGSNDILELVARAYLAPGLNAVFSAHAFAVYPIVTQAVGAQAKVIPAKDWGHDLSAMLAAIDADTRVVFIANPNNPTGTWFDAQALDDFLQDVPAHVLVVLDEAYIEYAEGSDLPDGLDYLAAYPNLLVSRTFSKAYGLASLRVGYGLSSAIVADVLNRVRQPFNVNSLALAAACAALQDVEYLAESRRLNESGMQQLQAGFRELGLSWIPSKGNFICVDLGRVAAPVFEGLLREGVIVRPVANYGMPNHLRITIGLPAENSRFLEALAKVMARG, from the coding sequence ATGAGTGGCAACTTCCTCGCTCTGGCACAGCCGGGCGTGCAACAACTTTCGCCTTACGTTCCGGGCAAGCCCGTGGACGAACTGGCCCGTGAGCTGAATCTCGATCCGGCCAATATCGTCAAGCTGGCGAGCAACGAAAACCCGTTGGGCGCCAGTCCGAAGGCGCTGGCAGCGATTCGTGAAGCGCTGGCCGAGCTGACCCGCTATCCGGACGGCAACGGTTTTGCGCTCAAGACCCTGTTGGCCGATCAGTGCCGCGTCGAGCTGAACCAGGTGACGCTGGGCAACGGCTCCAACGACATTCTGGAGCTGGTGGCGCGCGCCTATCTGGCGCCGGGCCTGAACGCGGTGTTCAGCGCCCATGCGTTTGCGGTCTATCCGATCGTGACCCAGGCCGTTGGCGCCCAGGCAAAAGTGATCCCGGCCAAAGACTGGGGTCATGATCTGTCGGCCATGCTGGCCGCGATCGATGCCGATACCCGTGTGGTGTTCATTGCCAACCCGAACAACCCGACCGGGACCTGGTTCGACGCCCAAGCGCTGGATGACTTCCTGCAGGACGTACCGGCCCATGTGCTGGTGGTGCTGGACGAGGCCTACATCGAATACGCCGAAGGCAGCGACTTGCCCGATGGCCTGGACTATTTGGCGGCCTATCCGAACCTGCTGGTCTCGCGCACCTTCTCCAAGGCCTATGGTCTGGCGTCGCTGCGGGTTGGTTACGGCTTGTCCTCGGCCATTGTTGCCGATGTGCTGAATCGCGTGCGTCAGCCATTCAACGTCAACAGCCTCGCACTGGCCGCCGCTTGTGCGGCTTTGCAAGACGTCGAGTACCTGGCCGAAAGCCGTCGCCTGAACGAATCCGGCATGCAGCAGCTGCAAGCGGGTTTCCGTGAGCTGGGCCTGAGCTGGATTCCATCCAAAGGCAACTTCATCTGTGTCGACCTGGGGCGCGTTGCGGCTCCAGTGTTCGAGGGGTTGCTGCGCGAAGGCGTGATCGTGCGTCCGGTGGCCAACTACGGCATGCCGAACCATCTGCGTATCACCATCGGTTTGCCGGCGGAAAACAGCCGCTTCCTCGAGGCGCTGGCCAAGGTTATGGCTCGTGGTTGA
- the pheA gene encoding prephenate dehydratase, with protein sequence MSEQELKALRLRIDALDEKVLELISERARCAQEVARVKMASLAEGEVPVFYRPEREAQVLKRVMERNKGPLGNEEMARLFREIMSSCLALEQPLKVAYLGPEGTFTQAAAMKHFGHAVISKPMAAIDEVFREVAAGAVNFGVVPVENSTEGAVNHTLDSFLEHDMVICGEVELRIHHHLLVGENTKTDSISRIYSHAQSLAQCRKWLDAHYPNVERVAVSSNAEAAKRVKGEWNSAAIAGDMAAGLYGLTRLAEKIEDRPDNSTRFLMIGSQEVPPTGDDKTSIIVSMSNKPGALHELLVPFHDNGIDLTRIETRPSRSGKWTYVFFIDFVGHHRDPLIKGVLEKISQEAVALKVLGSYPKAVL encoded by the coding sequence ATGTCTGAGCAAGAACTCAAGGCACTGCGCCTGCGCATTGATGCTCTGGACGAAAAAGTCCTGGAGCTGATCAGTGAGCGCGCACGTTGCGCCCAGGAAGTTGCGCGAGTAAAGATGGCCTCGCTGGCCGAAGGCGAAGTGCCGGTGTTCTATCGTCCTGAGCGTGAAGCTCAGGTGCTCAAGCGCGTAATGGAGCGTAACAAGGGGCCGCTGGGCAACGAAGAGATGGCGCGGCTGTTCCGCGAAATCATGTCCTCGTGCCTGGCCCTCGAGCAGCCGCTGAAAGTGGCGTACCTCGGCCCTGAAGGCACCTTCACTCAGGCTGCGGCCATGAAGCACTTCGGTCACGCAGTGATCAGCAAGCCAATGGCGGCGATCGACGAAGTGTTCCGTGAAGTGGCAGCCGGTGCGGTGAACTTTGGCGTGGTCCCGGTGGAAAACTCCACCGAGGGCGCGGTCAACCACACCCTCGACAGCTTCCTCGAACACGACATGGTGATCTGTGGCGAAGTCGAGTTGCGTATTCATCATCACCTGTTGGTGGGTGAAAACACCAAGACCGACAGCATCAGCCGCATCTATTCCCACGCCCAGTCCCTGGCTCAGTGCCGCAAGTGGCTGGACGCCCATTACCCGAATGTCGAGCGCGTGGCGGTTTCGAGCAACGCCGAAGCGGCCAAGCGGGTCAAGGGTGAGTGGAACTCGGCGGCGATTGCCGGCGACATGGCCGCCGGTCTGTACGGGTTGACTCGTCTGGCCGAAAAAATCGAGGATCGTCCGGACAACTCCACGCGATTCCTGATGATCGGCAGCCAGGAAGTACCGCCGACCGGCGACGACAAGACCTCGATCATCGTCTCCATGAGCAACAAACCCGGCGCGCTCCACGAGCTGCTGGTGCCGTTCCATGACAACGGCATCGACCTGACACGCATCGAGACCCGTCCGTCGCGCAGCGGTAAATGGACCTACGTGTTCTTCATCGACTTCGTCGGCCACCATCGCGATCCGCTGATCAAAGGTGTGCTGGAAAAGATCAGTCAGGAAGCAGTAGCACTCAAAGTGCTGGGTTCCTACCCGAAAGCAGTTCTCTAA
- the serC gene encoding 3-phosphoserine/phosphohydroxythreonine transaminase has translation MSKRAYNFCAGPAALPEAVLKRAQGELLDWHGKGLSVMEMSHRSDEFVSIATKAEQDLRDLLNIPSNYKVLFLQGGASQQFAQIPLNLLPESGTADYIDTGIWSQKAIEEASRYGHVNVAATAKPYDYFAIPGQNEWSLSKDAAYVHYAPNETIGGLEFQWIPETGDVPLVADMSSDILSRPVDVSRFGMIYAGAQKNIGPSGVVVSIIREDLLGHARSICPTMLNYKVAADNGSMYNTPPTLAWYLSGLVFEWLKEQGGVEAIGKLNEVKQRTLYDFIDASGLYSNPINKSDRSWMNVPFRLADDRLDKPFLVGADERGLLNLKGHRSVGGMRASIYNAVDIVAVNALVSYMAEFEKEHG, from the coding sequence GTGAGCAAGAGAGCCTATAACTTCTGTGCCGGTCCTGCGGCGCTTCCCGAAGCTGTCCTGAAGCGCGCCCAGGGTGAACTCCTTGATTGGCACGGCAAGGGCTTGTCGGTCATGGAAATGAGCCATCGCAGCGATGAGTTCGTGTCCATTGCCACCAAGGCCGAGCAGGATCTGCGTGATCTGCTGAATATCCCCTCGAACTATAAAGTGCTGTTTCTGCAAGGTGGCGCGAGCCAGCAATTTGCTCAGATTCCTCTGAACCTGTTGCCGGAAAGCGGCACCGCCGACTATATCGACACCGGTATCTGGTCGCAGAAAGCTATCGAAGAGGCCTCGCGCTACGGCCACGTCAACGTTGCCGCCACCGCCAAGCCTTACGACTATTTCGCTATCCCCGGTCAGAACGAATGGAGCCTGTCCAAAGACGCGGCCTACGTTCACTACGCACCGAACGAAACCATTGGCGGCCTGGAATTCCAATGGATCCCGGAAACCGGTGATGTGCCGCTGGTTGCCGATATGTCCTCGGACATTCTCTCCCGTCCGGTGGATGTATCGCGCTTCGGCATGATCTACGCCGGGGCCCAGAAAAACATCGGCCCGAGCGGCGTCGTCGTGAGCATCATTCGCGAAGACCTGTTGGGTCACGCCCGCTCCATTTGCCCGACCATGCTCAACTACAAGGTCGCGGCCGATAACGGCTCGATGTACAACACCCCGCCAACCCTGGCCTGGTACTTGTCCGGCCTGGTGTTCGAGTGGCTGAAAGAGCAGGGTGGTGTCGAAGCCATCGGCAAGCTCAATGAAGTGAAGCAGCGCACGCTGTATGACTTCATCGACGCCAGCGGCTTGTACAGCAACCCGATCAACAAGTCGGACCGCTCGTGGATGAACGTGCCGTTCCGTCTGGCCGACGATCGTCTCGACAAGCCGTTCCTGGTCGGTGCCGACGAACGTGGCCTGCTGAACCTCAAGGGCCACCGTTCCGTGGGCGGCATGCGTGCCTCCATCTATAACGCCGTCGATATCGTTGCGGTCAACGCACTGGTTTCGTACATGGCAGAGTTCGAGAAGGAACACGGCTAA
- the gyrA gene encoding DNA gyrase subunit A, translated as MGELAKEILPVNIEDELKQSYLDYAMSVIVGRALPDARDGLKPVHRRVLFAMSELGNDFNKPYKKSARVVGDVIGKYHPHGDTAVYDTIVRMAQPFSLRYLLVDGQGNFGSVDGDNAAAMRYTEVRMTKLAHELLADLHKETVDWVPNYDGTEMIPAVMPTRIPNLLVNGSSGIAVGMATNIPPHNLGEVIDGCLALIDNPELTVDELMQYIPGPDFPTAAIINGRAGIIEAYRTGRGRIYMRARSIIEDIDKVGGRQQIVITELPYQLNKARLIEKIAELVKEKKLEGITELRDESDKDGMRVVIELRRGEVPEVILNNLYAQTQLQAVFGINIVALIDGRPRILNLKDLLEAFVRHRREVVTRRTVFELRKARERGHILEGQAVALSNIDPVIALIKASPTPSEAKEALISTAWESSAVVAMVERAGADSCRPETLDPQYGLREGKYFLSPEQAQAILELRLHRLTGLEHEKLLAEYQEILNQIGELIRILSSATRLMEVIREELEVIRAEYGDVRRTEILDARLDLTLGDMIPEEERVVTISHGGYAKTQPLAAYQAQRRGGKGKSATGVKDEDYIAHLLVANSHTTLLLFSSKGKVYWLKTYEIPEASRAARGRPLVNLLPLDSDEYITTMLPVEEYTEGHFIFMATAKGTVKKTPLESFSRQRSVGLIALELDEGDVLISAAITDGEREVMLFSDGGKVTRFKETDVRAMGRTARGVRGMRLPEGQKLISMLIPEEGSQILTASARGFGKRTAITEFPEYKRGGQGVIAMVSNERNGRLVGAVQVLDGEEIMLISDQGTLVRTRVDEVSSLGRNTQGVTLIKLASDETLVGLERVQEPSEVEGEELEGEGLEGEEGAVFDGEVVIDDVAEDQQLDAAADEEPQE; from the coding sequence ATGGGCGAACTGGCCAAAGAAATCCTCCCGGTCAATATCGAAGACGAGCTGAAGCAGTCCTACCTCGACTACGCGATGAGCGTGATTGTCGGGCGGGCACTGCCGGATGCGCGCGATGGCTTGAAGCCCGTGCACCGGCGTGTGCTGTTCGCGATGAGCGAGCTGGGTAACGACTTCAACAAGCCGTACAAGAAATCTGCCCGTGTTGTCGGTGACGTGATCGGTAAGTATCACCCTCACGGTGATACCGCGGTGTACGACACCATCGTTCGGATGGCGCAGCCATTCTCGCTGCGTTACCTGTTGGTAGACGGTCAGGGCAACTTCGGTTCGGTGGACGGCGACAACGCCGCGGCCATGCGATACACCGAAGTGCGCATGACCAAGCTGGCGCACGAGCTGCTGGCTGACCTGCACAAAGAAACCGTGGACTGGGTGCCGAACTACGACGGCACCGAAATGATCCCGGCGGTCATGCCGACCCGTATTCCCAACCTGCTGGTCAACGGCTCCAGCGGTATCGCCGTGGGCATGGCGACCAACATCCCGCCGCACAACCTCGGTGAAGTCATCGACGGTTGCCTGGCACTCATCGACAACCCGGAACTGACTGTCGATGAGCTGATGCAATACATCCCCGGTCCGGACTTCCCGACTGCCGCGATCATCAACGGTCGCGCCGGCATCATCGAAGCCTACCGCACCGGTCGCGGGCGCATTTACATGCGTGCCCGCTCGATAATCGAAGACATCGACAAGGTCGGTGGCCGTCAGCAGATCGTCATCACCGAACTCCCTTACCAGCTGAACAAGGCCCGTCTGATCGAGAAGATCGCCGAGTTGGTCAAAGAGAAGAAGCTCGAAGGCATCACCGAACTGCGCGACGAGTCCGACAAGGACGGTATGCGCGTCGTGATCGAACTGCGTCGCGGCGAAGTACCAGAGGTGATCCTCAACAACCTCTACGCCCAGACTCAGCTGCAAGCGGTGTTCGGTATCAACATCGTCGCGCTGATCGACGGCCGTCCGCGGATCCTGAACCTCAAGGACCTGCTGGAAGCCTTCGTTCGTCACCGTCGCGAAGTGGTTACCCGCCGTACCGTGTTCGAGCTGCGCAAAGCGCGTGAACGTGGCCACATTCTGGAAGGTCAAGCGGTTGCCCTGTCGAACATCGACCCGGTCATCGCCCTGATCAAGGCCTCGCCAACGCCGTCGGAAGCCAAGGAAGCGCTGATCAGCACGGCCTGGGAATCTTCCGCCGTGGTCGCGATGGTTGAGCGTGCCGGTGCCGATTCTTGCCGTCCAGAGACCCTGGACCCGCAATACGGTCTGCGCGAGGGCAAGTACTTCCTGTCGCCAGAGCAGGCGCAAGCCATTCTGGAACTGCGTCTGCACCGTCTGACCGGTCTGGAACACGAAAAGCTGCTGGCCGAGTATCAAGAGATCCTCAACCAGATCGGCGAGCTGATCCGCATCCTCAGCAGCGCCACGCGCCTGATGGAAGTGATTCGCGAAGAGCTGGAAGTGATCCGCGCCGAGTACGGCGATGTGCGCCGCACTGAGATTCTCGATGCCCGTCTCGACCTGACCCTGGGCGACATGATCCCGGAAGAAGAGCGCGTCGTGACCATTTCCCACGGTGGCTACGCCAAGACCCAGCCATTGGCTGCGTACCAGGCTCAGCGTCGTGGCGGTAAAGGCAAATCGGCCACTGGCGTCAAGGATGAGGACTACATCGCTCACCTGCTGGTCGCCAACAGCCACACCACGCTGCTTCTGTTCTCCAGCAAAGGCAAAGTGTACTGGCTGAAAACCTACGAAATTCCGGAAGCATCCCGCGCTGCCCGTGGTCGTCCGCTGGTCAACCTGCTGCCGCTGGACAGTGATGAATACATCACCACCATGCTGCCGGTCGAGGAATACACCGAAGGTCACTTCATCTTCATGGCCACTGCTAAAGGTACTGTGAAGAAGACCCCGCTGGAATCCTTCAGCCGTCAGCGCAGCGTCGGCCTGATCGCGCTGGAGCTGGACGAAGGCGACGTACTGATTTCCGCTGCCATTACCGATGGCGAGCGTGAAGTCATGCTGTTCTCCGACGGTGGCAAGGTCACTCGCTTCAAGGAAACCGACGTCCGCGCCATGGGCCGTACCGCTCGTGGTGTCCGCGGCATGCGTCTGCCGGAAGGCCAGAAGCTGATTTCCATGCTGATCCCGGAAGAAGGCAGCCAGATCCTCACCGCTTCGGCGCGTGGTTTCGGCAAGCGCACCGCGATCACCGAGTTCCCTGAGTACAAGCGTGGCGGTCAGGGCGTTATCGCCATGGTCAGCAACGAGCGTAACGGCCGTCTGGTCGGCGCAGTCCAGGTGCTCGACGGCGAGGAAATCATGCTGATTTCCGACCAGGGTACTTTGGTTCGTACCCGTGTCGACGAAGTCTCCAGCCTGGGTCGTAACACCCAGGGCGTGACCCTGATCAAGCTGGCCAGCGATGAAACGCTGGTGGGCCTGGAGCGGGTTCAAGAGCCGTCGGAAGTCGAAGGCGAAGAGCTGGAAGGCGAAGGGCTCGAAGGTGAAGAGGGTGCAGTGTTCGACGGTGAAGTCGTGATCGACGACGTTGCCGAAGACCAGCAACTCGACGCCGCCGCTGACGAAGAGCCGCAAGAGTAA
- the mtnA gene encoding S-methyl-5-thioribose-1-phosphate isomerase, producing MRDRLLAAEKVKAIDWRDGTLYLLDQRILPFEETWIAYTSAAGVAEAIRSMVVRGAPAIGISAAYAMVLSARARIVEGGDWQAAWEEDYALLADSRPTAVNLFWALSRMRDRLDRLKEDADPLAALEAEAIAIHESDREANLTMAQLGVDLIRKHQGNAQAILTHCNTGALATGGFGTALGVIRGAFIEGMVERVYADETRPWLQGSRLTAWELANEGIPVTLNADSAAAHIMKTKGVTWVIVGADRITANGDVANKIGTYQLAVNAMHHGVRFMVVAPSSTIDMNLASGDEIPIEERDGRELLEVGGKRVGADVDAFNPVFDVTPADLIDAIVTEKGIVERPDTAKMAQLMCRKRLH from the coding sequence ATGCGCGATCGACTGTTGGCTGCGGAGAAGGTGAAGGCCATCGATTGGCGTGATGGCACCCTGTATCTGCTGGATCAGCGTATTTTGCCTTTCGAGGAAACCTGGATCGCCTACACCAGCGCTGCGGGAGTGGCTGAGGCCATTCGCTCGATGGTGGTGCGCGGCGCGCCGGCCATTGGCATCAGCGCGGCGTATGCCATGGTGCTGTCAGCCCGCGCCCGAATTGTCGAGGGCGGTGACTGGCAGGCAGCCTGGGAAGAGGATTACGCGTTACTGGCCGATTCCCGTCCGACAGCGGTTAATCTGTTCTGGGCCTTGAGTCGCATGCGTGACCGCCTGGACCGCCTCAAGGAAGACGCAGACCCTCTGGCGGCGTTGGAGGCCGAAGCCATCGCCATTCATGAAAGTGATCGCGAAGCCAACCTGACCATGGCCCAACTGGGTGTCGATCTGATCCGCAAGCATCAGGGCAATGCCCAGGCGATCCTCACTCATTGCAACACCGGCGCACTGGCCACCGGCGGCTTCGGCACGGCGCTGGGGGTGATTCGCGGGGCTTTCATCGAAGGCATGGTCGAGCGCGTCTATGCCGATGAAACCCGGCCATGGCTGCAAGGTTCACGATTGACCGCATGGGAATTGGCCAATGAAGGCATTCCCGTGACCCTCAATGCCGATTCCGCCGCTGCGCACATCATGAAAACCAAGGGCGTGACCTGGGTGATCGTCGGTGCCGACCGCATCACCGCCAATGGTGATGTGGCGAACAAGATCGGCACCTACCAACTGGCGGTCAACGCCATGCACCACGGCGTGCGCTTCATGGTGGTGGCGCCGAGTTCGACCATCGACATGAACCTGGCCAGCGGCGACGAGATTCCCATTGAAGAGCGCGATGGTCGCGAGTTGCTGGAAGTCGGCGGCAAGCGAGTGGGGGCAGATGTCGATGCGTTCAACCCGGTGTTCGACGTGACGCCTGCGGATCTGATCGATGCGATCGTCACCGAAAAAGGCATCGTCGAGCGTCCAGATACCGCGAAAATGGCGCAGTTGATGTGCCGTAAGCGTCTGCATTAA